DNA from Leucobacter aridicollis:
TGGCAAACAGGCTTGCGTTGCCCACCTGCGTAGTCTCGCTGCCGATGGCGAGGATCTCGCTCCCGTCGGGCGACCACGTCGTCGCCGACAGCTGCCCGGTCACGGGGCCGACGAGTCGCGGGGCGACCTTCGCGGTGACTGCCGGGACAACGTAGACGGCGCTCGTGAGATCGAGGTCGCTGCCCGGGGTCTTGCTGCTCGAGAACGCGATCTGCGAGCCGTCGGGCGACCAGACGGGCCTGCCCGCGAGCCAGTCGCCGGTGGTCACTCGAAGCGTCGTGGCGCCGTCGAGGTCGACGACGTGGATGTGGGTGCGGACGGTGCCAAGAAACCCGGAACCGTCGGCCTTGTAGAAGAGCCTGTCGGTAACGATGGGCTTGGTGCGGAGCGTCGGCGAGGCGGCGTTGCCGTCGCCGGGCGCCGCGCTGATGTCGACCGGGCCGCTGAACGCGAGCTTCGAGCTCGTTGCGTTCCAGACGGGCGGGCCGGCCCCGAGGGGCTGCTTCGTGACCTGCTCGGCCTCGCCTCCGGCAACGGGGAGCACCCAGAGCTGGGCGGGTCCGCTCTGGGCCCGCAGGAACGCGATCCGGGTGCCGTCGGGGCTCCATGCCGGAGCCGTGTCCGACGTTCCGCGCGTCAGCCGACGCGCCGGCCCGCCCGCGGTGGGGGCGAGCCAGAGCGACCGCTCATCGCGATCCCCATCGCGGTTCGTGGTGCGCAACACGTACACGACCTGCGAGCCGTCGGGCGACAGGGTGGGCTGCTCGGGGAGCGGGTGGTCGAGGAACTCGTCGGTGTGAACACGTCGCTGTGTCATGGGGTCTCCTGTCTGGGGCGTGGTGCGAGAGCGGCCCGCGACCTCGTGGGTCGCGGGCCAGGGAGACAGCGCGGAAGCGGTGGGCGTTCCGCGGTGCCAGACGCTGCGGCGGCGAGCCTCGCCAGGTGGCCGCCGCAGCGCGGTCGAAGTGCGCGGAAGCGCTACACGGTCACGCGTCGGCTCGTCCGCCCGCTGTTCATGTACAGCGCGCGGCCGGTGCCATCGTCTCCGGTGAAGGAGTACTGCGGCATCGTCACCTGATCCGTCCCGAGCGCGAGCACAGTGTCGTCGCGCCAGTGAGCCAGCTCGATGGGCCGCGGCGTCGCACCGAGCTCAGCGAAGATGCCCTGGAGGTCGTGGGAGACCCAGACCCGGCCGTCGTCGTCCTGCGTGACGTGCGTGTCCGCCGCCGCCGACCGGTAGGTGCCGAGGTAGCGCGACGCGTCAAAGCTTGTGGTGCCCTCCGACGCCTCGGGGGCGGCGGGCGCCTCGATACCGGTGAGGCGCTGCACGGCCGGGAGCACGAGGTCGGAGTAGAGCGCCTGGGTGCTGCCACCGTTGGTGAGCAGCGCGATTGCGACGCCGTGGTCCGGGAATACCCGGAAGAAGGCGCTCTGGCCGAGGGTGCCGCCGTTGTGCCCGATCGTGCGGCCGCCCGACCAGTCGAAGAGTCGCCAGCCGAGGCCCCAGCTGTCACGCGAGTCGCCGAGGTCGGGAAGCAGCACCTGCGGCTCCTGCATGGCGGCGATGCTCGCGGCGCTGACAATCTGACGGCCATCGGGTCCGACGCCACCGTTCAGGTGCAGTTTCGCGAAGCCCATGAGGTCTTCGGCGCTCGTGCACAATACGGACCCCGCGGGGGAGTGTGCGCGGATCAACGA
Protein-coding regions in this window:
- a CDS encoding serine hydrolase domain-containing protein yields the protein MVESLAQVGAWIEAELPGLLEKHSVPGAAIAVLSADEVFTTAGGVINKLTGVDAATDTVFQVGSITKVWTTTLVMQLVDEGLVELDAPIQRYLPEFALANAEAAAQITVRNLLTHTSGFEGDVFIATSEGEDAVKLFVDALRDTDQLFPPGEMFSYNNAAFCVLGRLVEVIRGAHYEACLRQYLIEPMQLTRAVTGANEAIRFRAAVGHLTMTAGGEPEPSKEWSLIRAHSPAGSVLCTSAEDLMGFAKLHLNGGVGPDGRQIVSAASIAAMQEPQVLLPDLGDSRDSWGLGWRLFDWSGGRTIGHNGGTLGQSAFFRVFPDHGVAIALLTNGGSTQALYSDLVLPAVQRLTGIEAPAAPEASEGTTSFDASRYLGTYRSAAADTHVTQDDDGRVWVSHDLQGIFAELGATPRPIELAHWRDDTVLALGTDQVTMPQYSFTGDDGTGRALYMNSGRTSRRVTV